The proteins below are encoded in one region of Pseudomonas helmanticensis:
- a CDS encoding polynucleotide adenylyltransferase PcnB, with product MLKKLFQSFRTPVRRTQHIRSTPEVLNSGQHSLQKTQFSRYAVNIVERLQGAGYQAYLVGGCVRDMLLGITPKDFDVATSATPEQVRAEFRNARIIGRRFKLVHIHFGREIIEVATFRANHPQNEDDEDSNQSSRNESGRILRDNVYGTLEEDAQRRDFTINALYYDPVSERILDYANGVHDIRNHLIRLIGDPKQRYQEDPVRMLRAVRFAAKLNFGIEKHTVQPIRELAPMLREIPSARLFEEVLKLFLSGHGAITFEMLVDLQLFAPLFPASADALEHNPEYTHTLISEALTNTDLRIKQNKPVTPAFLFAALLWPALPARVLRLQERGMPPIPAMQEGAHELIAEQCQRIAIPKRFTMPIREIWDMQERLPRRSGKRADLLLDNPRFRAGYDFLLLRESAGEETDGLGEWWTDYQDANESERRDMIRDLSGKDEGGSGAPRKRRRSGGSKRKRAGAPSASTGE from the coding sequence ATGCTGAAGAAGTTGTTCCAGTCATTCCGAACTCCCGTGCGTCGTACGCAACACATCCGCAGCACCCCTGAAGTGCTCAACAGCGGCCAACATTCGCTGCAGAAAACGCAGTTCAGCCGCTATGCGGTGAATATCGTCGAACGTCTGCAAGGTGCCGGTTACCAGGCTTATCTGGTCGGCGGTTGCGTGCGTGACATGCTGCTGGGCATCACGCCCAAGGATTTCGACGTCGCCACCAGCGCCACACCCGAGCAAGTCCGTGCCGAATTCCGCAATGCGCGGATCATCGGCCGTCGCTTCAAACTGGTGCATATCCACTTCGGTCGCGAAATCATCGAAGTCGCGACCTTCCGCGCCAATCACCCGCAAAACGAAGACGACGAAGACAGCAACCAGTCTTCGCGTAACGAGAGCGGGCGGATTCTGCGCGACAACGTTTACGGCACCCTGGAAGAAGACGCGCAACGCCGCGATTTCACCATCAACGCCCTGTATTACGATCCGGTCAGCGAGCGCATCCTCGATTACGCCAATGGCGTACACGACATCCGCAATCACCTGATCCGCTTGATCGGCGATCCGAAGCAGCGTTACCAGGAAGACCCGGTACGCATGCTGCGCGCCGTGCGTTTTGCCGCCAAGCTCAACTTCGGCATCGAAAAGCACACTGTGCAGCCGATCCGTGAACTGGCACCGATGCTGCGCGAGATCCCTTCGGCGCGTCTGTTCGAAGAAGTACTCAAGCTGTTCCTCTCGGGGCACGGCGCGATCACCTTCGAAATGCTCGTCGATCTGCAACTGTTTGCGCCGCTGTTCCCGGCCAGTGCCGATGCACTGGAACACAACCCGGAATACACCCACACGCTGATCAGCGAAGCGCTGACCAACACCGACCTGCGCATCAAGCAGAACAAACCGGTGACCCCGGCGTTCCTGTTTGCCGCGCTGTTGTGGCCTGCCCTGCCGGCCCGCGTGTTGCGCTTGCAGGAACGGGGCATGCCGCCGATTCCGGCGATGCAGGAAGGCGCGCACGAGTTGATTGCTGAACAGTGCCAGCGTATCGCGATTCCGAAGCGCTTCACCATGCCGATCCGCGAGATCTGGGACATGCAGGAGCGCCTGCCACGTCGCAGCGGCAAACGTGCCGACCTGTTGCTGGACAATCCGCGTTTCCGCGCCGGTTACGACTTCCTGCTGCTGCGTGAAAGCGCTGGCGAGGAGACTGATGGCCTCGGCGAATGGTGGACGGACTATCAGGACGCCAACGAAAGTGAGCGTCGCGACATGATCCGCGACCTCAG
- a CDS encoding sigma-54-dependent transcriptional regulator, whose amino-acid sequence MPHILIVEDETIIRSALRRLLERNQYQVSEAGSVQEAQERFTIPTFDLIVSDLRLPGAPGTELIKLGQGTPVLIMTSYASLRSAVDSMKMGAVDYIAKPFDHDEMLQAVARILRDRQSAPAAGEAVASKSANGSGKSAVDNSNGEIGIIGSCPPMQDLYSKIRKVAPTDSNVLIQGESGTGKELVARALHNLSKRAKAPMISVNCAAIPESLIESELFGHEKGAFTGASAGRAGLVEAADGGTLFLDEIGELPLEAQARLLRVLQEGEIRRVGSVQSQKVDVRLIAATHRDLKSLAKIGQFREDLYYRLHVIALKLPALRERGADVNEIATAFLARQSARINRTDLKFAADAEQAIRHYSWPGNVRELENAVERAVILSESPEISAELLGIDIELSDLEDDEFIGLPPQTAGNASSSHEPTEDLSLEDYFQHFVLEHQDHMTETELARKLGVSRKCLWERRQRLGIPRRKTGVASES is encoded by the coding sequence ATGCCGCACATTTTGATCGTCGAAGACGAAACAATTATCCGCTCCGCCTTGCGCCGCCTGCTGGAACGTAACCAGTACCAGGTCAGCGAAGCCGGTTCAGTGCAGGAAGCACAAGAACGCTTCACCATTCCTACGTTCGATCTGATCGTCAGCGATCTGCGTTTGCCGGGCGCTCCGGGCACCGAGCTGATCAAGCTCGGCCAGGGCACGCCGGTGCTGATCATGACCAGTTACGCCAGTCTGCGTTCAGCGGTCGACTCGATGAAGATGGGCGCGGTGGACTACATCGCCAAGCCTTTCGACCACGATGAAATGCTTCAGGCCGTTGCACGGATCCTGCGTGATCGCCAGTCGGCTCCGGCTGCCGGCGAAGCGGTTGCCAGCAAATCGGCCAATGGCAGCGGCAAATCCGCCGTCGACAACAGTAACGGCGAGATCGGCATCATCGGTTCCTGTCCACCCATGCAGGACCTGTACAGCAAGATCCGCAAAGTCGCACCGACCGATTCCAATGTGTTGATCCAGGGCGAGTCCGGTACCGGTAAGGAACTGGTGGCCCGTGCCCTGCACAATCTGTCGAAACGCGCCAAGGCGCCGATGATCTCGGTGAACTGCGCGGCCATCCCGGAAAGCCTGATCGAATCCGAACTGTTCGGCCACGAAAAAGGCGCGTTCACTGGCGCCAGCGCCGGGCGCGCGGGTCTGGTCGAAGCGGCGGATGGCGGCACCTTGTTCCTCGACGAAATCGGCGAACTGCCACTGGAAGCTCAGGCCCGCCTGCTGCGCGTGTTGCAGGAAGGCGAAATTCGCCGGGTTGGTTCAGTGCAATCGCAGAAAGTCGATGTGCGCCTGATTGCGGCCACCCACCGGGACCTGAAAAGCCTGGCGAAAATCGGCCAGTTCCGTGAAGACCTTTATTACCGCCTGCACGTGATCGCCCTGAAACTGCCTGCGCTGCGCGAGCGCGGTGCCGACGTCAACGAAATTGCCACGGCTTTCCTCGCTCGCCAGAGCGCACGCATCAACCGTACCGACCTGAAATTTGCTGCGGATGCCGAACAGGCCATCCGTCATTATTCCTGGCCAGGTAACGTGCGTGAGCTGGAGAACGCCGTCGAGCGCGCGGTGATTCTCAGCGAAAGCCCGGAAATCTCGGCCGAGCTGCTGGGCATCGACATCGAGCTGAGCGATCTGGAAGACGACGAGTTCATCGGTCTGCCGCCACAAACGGCGGGTAACGCCAGCAGCAGCCATGAGCCGACCGAAGACCTGTCGCTGGAAGACTACTTCCAGCACTTCGTCCTCGAACATCAGGACCACATGACCGAGACCGAACTGGCGCGCAAACTGGGTGTCAGCCGCAAATGTCTGTGGGAACGCCGTCAGCGCCTGGGCATCCCACGGCGCAAGACCGGGGTCGCCAGCGAGAGCTGA